In Brevibacillus marinus, the genomic window TATGCTGACGACCGTTCGCATGGGGCAGGCGTCGCCTTTCTGGTACTTGTACGCCAAACTGTCTCCGGATGCGCAGCTGATCCCCCGCAGCCATCTCCTTTTGCCCGGTGAGTCCAACGAAGAGTTTACGCGGCGGGAACTGATGGTGATGGAACAATCCCAACAAGTGGCCAGCGCCGTGGCCTTCCGGCTGGCGGGCTATGACGTGCACGTCGAACAGCAAGGGGTGCTGATCGTCCAGACCATCGCCGGTTCGCCCGCTGAGGGACGGCTGCAGGCGGGCGATGTCGTCACGCGGATCGACGATACGCCGATCCGCACGATGCAGGAACTGCTCGATTACTTGTCCGGCAAGCGGCCGGGCGAGCAGGTAACGGTGAGCTTTACGCGGGAAGCGAAAGAGCAGTCGGTTACGCTCACCCTCACGGAACTGGCGGCGCAGCCGGGGGAAGCGAGCCGTGCCGGGCTGGGTGTTCGCGGCAGCAACAAGCAGACGATTGAAGTGCCGAAAAACGTAACCGTTGCTTCGGAAAACATCGGCGGACCGTCAGCGGGGCTGATGATGGCGCTGGAGATCTACGATCAGCTCAACACCGAGTGGGACGTGACGCGGGGGTACCGGATCGCCGGAACGGGGGAGATTTTTGCCGACGGCTCCGTCGGGCGGATCGGCGGAATCAGCCAAAAGATCGTGGCGGCTGACACCGCCGGCGCGGACATCTTTTTTGCCCCGGCTGACGAAGCGGCAAACGGCCCTTCCAACTACGAGGAAGCGCTGGCCGCGGCTGAGCGGATCGGCACAGCGATGCGCATCGTGCCGGTCAAACGAGTGGAGGATGCGCTCCGTTACCTGCAAGCGCTGGAGCCGAAGTGATCATCAGCGGCTGCGCCCGATACTCGTCAGCATAGGTGGGCGTTCCCTCCGCGCAGAGGATGGCCAGGCGATATAAACGGCTCGCCGCAATGTCCAGGTCGAGCATCGGGTGGAGCCCGTCGCGGACATTGCTGATCAGCGGCAGCCTGCCTTTCCGCTTCGCCTGGTTCAGCAGCCGCTGCCCTTTTTCGTTGAAACCGAGAATGCGCGCATAGGGCGCTCCTTCCTTCAGGCGGAGCTGGGCCACTTGCGGTTTCTTCAGGTCGAGCAGGATGGCCAGCAGGATGCGCTGCAGCCGATTCCAGGTGAAGCGGCGCGTTTTGGCCTGGCGGAGCAGCTCCTGGACGCTGGAGCTGGAGGTGACGGCCTGTTTCAGGCGGTACTCAATCCCTTCCGCCGCTTCGTGATAGGCGGCCAGTTCCGCGGGGGAGAGCTGCAGCAGGCGATGGAACAACGGATGGCGGAAGCGCTCCCAGCTCATCGGGCCAGCCTTCGCCGCGAACTCCCGCCTGAGGATGGACAGCGTCGTGGGCGGCACATAGGGAGCCAGCTCATCCAGGGCAGCGGATTGCGAAAAGAGCAGGGCGCGCAGGGCCGTAGCGCTGGCGATCTGCTGATCGGTGATCGCCGCTTGGTGATAGCCCGCTTTTTCCCGTTTGATCGTCAGGGCCTGCATCGGGCTGCCCAGCCGCTCCAACGCGAGCAGGTAGTTCAGCCCGAGGATGTTGTTCGGTTGATCAATCGGCACATCAGCGTGGCCGAGCTCGCGCAGGTAGCGGGCAACCGCGCGGGCGTAGGCCTGGGGATAGGAGAGGCCCTGCGCCAGTCCCTGCTTGAGCAGCTGGGAAAAGGCAGGCGGTTCGACTGCCAACGTTTTCGCGAGGCCGCGCATCCACTCGATGTCGCCGCTCTCGCTGCCGAAGCAGATGGCATCGACGACACCCAGTCGGTCCAGCAGCGAAACCGCGCCGAAGGCGAACATTTCCGCGTTCGCCGTGGCGTAGGGCACGGGCAGTTCGATCACCAGGTCAATCCCGATGCGCAGGGCCATCTCCGCCCGCGCCCACTTGGACACCAGGGCCGGTTCCCCCCGTTGCAAATAATCCCCGCTCATCACCGCGACACAGGCATCCGCTCCCGCGGCCTGCTTCGCTTTCGCAAAATGATAGTGGTGACCGTTATGCAGGGGATTGTACTCCACCACAATGCCGACCGTCCGCATGAAGACAACCTCCCTTTCGCCGAAGAAAATCTGCGGAAGCTCGTTTTTCACGCGCAATCGCAGCGCGTGCAAGCGCTACCTTTCAGTGTAGTGAACCGCTGGCGATTTGGCAAACGCTGCGTGCCGGGTGGCGGGCTGGCAAGTTGCGATTTGGCAAACGCTGCGTCCGAGGTGTCGGGCTGCCTCGCACGTTTGGGTGAGACCTGCCCCGCGCGGTTCGCCTGGGCACAGCGGCAGGCGGCGGCGACAGCTGGCCGCGGCGCCTGCAGGCTGTCAAGGGAAAATGGTTGACAAAGCTTGCCGGGAGAGGCTATAATCATCCTTGTTGTGTTCGAGGTGAACCCAGATGAACCTGAAGTTGTCTGATTTGAAGCACCGCGAAGGCGAACCGCTGCCGTTTCGCAGCAATCTCGACCCCACGGAGCTGACGCAGCGGCACCAGGAGATCCGTTCGCTCAGTCCGGTGGAGGTGGTCGGCGAGGCCGGCAAGGCGGGCGAACTGTATTACGTCAACGGCGAGCTGAAGGCGGAGGTTGAGTTTGCCTGCGCCCGCTGCCTGAAGCGATTTCGCGAACAGGTCGTCGTCCCCTTTGCCGAGACGTTTGCGCCAGCCGACGCGCGCGTGGAATGGGACGAGGACAGCGAGATCCATCAGCTCCAGGACGACGAGATCGAACTTGTGCCCGTGCTGGAGGAAGATTTCTTGCTGGCGATGCCAGCCTTCCCGATTTGTGCGCAAGACTGTCTGGGTTTGTGTCCGACCTGTGGTGTCAACCGCAACGAACAGACCTGCAGCTGCAAAAACGAGCGGATTGACCCGCGTCTGGCCGGATTGGCCGACTTTTTCAAGGATCGTGACTGACCGTTATCAAGATGAAGCCAAGGGTCGTTTTGATCGGCGGCTTTATTTGCACGGATGGACCACCATCCTGAAGATAGCGGCTGTCCGCTGCCGGCGCGCCTCTTGCGCGGTCCGCTCGGCGCGGCGGCCTTCCACGCAGCCTGTTCATGGCAACGCCAGCTGAAGGAGGTGTTAAGGGAAATGGCAGTACCTTTTCGGAGAACGTCCAAAACGCGCAAAAGAATGCGTCGCACGCACTTCAAACTGGAAATCCCCGGCATGGTCAAATGCGATAACTGCGGCGAGTACAAGCTTTCGCATCGCGTTTGCCCGAGCTGCGGCACCTATAAAGGGCAAAAAGTTGTGAAGTAAAGGAGAAAAAGCAGGGTGAGTAACCGCCTTGCTTTTTTTGTTTTCGCAACGCCTGTACGTTTTTCGCAGCGTATCGCAAAGCGTACCGCGCCCGTTGCCCAGTCTGTCAGGAAAAAAGCATCGTTTGTTGCGGCGGGCAGGAGGAATCAATCAGCTTACAGCGAATGTTTACTTCACGCGCCCTGCTCGCAAGCTGGGGAAAGAGCCCGCGCAAGCAGGGTTGTCAAACAGGTACGGTTAGCCTATACTATTTTGGGACCAGGTAATATAAACTGATCGTAAGATAATCTGCCAATCATTCGGAATACGCCACAGCCACGTCATCACCGCCGATGGCTAAGCGGTTTAACGTGTACCAGGGTTATTCGGTGGGGGTGTTTGATCATCGCACGTTTGTTGAAAAAAGAGCGTCAGAAGCGGCTGGTTCAGACGCTGCAAGAGAACCCGTTCGCCACAGACGAGGATTTGGCCAACATGTTTGCCGTGAGCATCCAGACGATTCGCTTGGACCGGCTGGAATTGGGCATTCCAGAGCTGCGCGAACGAATCAAATCGGTGGCCGAGCAAAAACTGGACGCCATTCGCTCGCTGGACATCGATGAAGTGATCGGAGAAGTGATTGAGATTCAGCTTGACTCGTACGCTTTCTCAGTGCTGGAGATCAAGCCGGAACACGTCTTCAGCCGTACGCAGATTGCGCGTGGCCACTACATCTTTGCGCAGGCCAACTCGCTTGCCGTCGCCGTGATTGATGCGGAAGTGGCTTTGACGGCGTCGGCGCGGATCCGCTTCGTGCGCCCGGTCAAACTCGGCGAAAAACTGGTCGCAAAAGCGGTCGTCCGCAGCCACAGCGGCGAGGAAAGCAAGGTGCGCGTGGAAACAAAGGTACAGGGCGAGACGGTATTTACGGCAACATTTCGCGTTTTTCGTGTCTCTTGACGGACAGAATCGGGAAACAGTCTTGGCTGCACACAAGGAGGACACAGATTTGAGAATTGCTTTGGATGCGATGGGGGGAGACCTCGCTCCGCAGAGTACCGTGCGCGGAGCGCTAGAAGCAGTGCGGGAAAACCCGACGTTGGAGGTTGTCTTGATTGGAAACGAAACAGCCATACGCGAACACCTGCCTGGAAGCGTACCTTCCGGCATTGAGATTCACCACGCGGCGGAAGTGATCGCGGCAGATGACGAGCCGGTCAAAGCCGTACGGCGCAAAAAAGATTCATCATTGGTGGTCACCGTGGAAATGGCCCGCAGCCTGCAGGTGGACGCGGCTATTTCCGCCGGCAATACTGGTGCCTTGATGGCCGCTGGTCTGTTGATTACGGGGCGGATGAAGGGAATTGAGCGTCCGGCGCTGGCAGCGCTCATCCCCAACCTGCAGGGCAAAGTGACCTTGCTCCTGGACGTCGGGGCCAATATGGATGCCAAGCCGCTGCACCTGAAGCAGTATGCGATTATGGGCAGCTTGTACGTGGAAAAGGTGCTCGGCTACGAGCGGCCGACGGTCGGCCTGTTGAACGTGGGAACCGAGGAGGCCAAGGGAAACGAGCTGTGCAAAGCTGCCTACACCCTGCTGAAGCAGTCCGGAAACATCCGCTTCATCGGCAATATCGAAGCCCGCGAACTGATGTGCGGCCCCTGCGACGTGCTGGTCTGCGACGGGTTCGTCGGCAACGTCGCGCTGAAAGCGCTGGAGGGGGCGGCCAGCACGATCCTCTCCCTGCTGAAGCGGGAAATGACGTCCAACCTGCTGAACAAGGCGGCGGCGGCTATCCTCAAACCCAGCCTCAGTCAGTTTAAAGACCGCATGGATTACGCCGAATACGGCGGAGCCCCTCTGTTGGGGCTGCGCAGACCGGTGATCAAGGCACACGGTTCGTCTGATGAACGGGCGATCAAAAACGCCGTGCTGGTTGCCGCGAAATTTGCCGCGCAGGACGTAAACGGCTGGATTGAAAAAGAATTGGAAACAGAGCCACAAACAGAAAGCGAGTGAATGGGATGAGCAGAATGCGTGCGGTCGGCATTCTGTCAACCGGCTCCTGTGTCCCGGAGCGGGTGTTGACCAATGCTGATCTGGAGAAAATGGTGGACACCTCTGACGAGTGGATCGTGACGCGCACGGGGATTCGCGAGCGGCGGATTTGTTCCGCCGATGAGGCATCGTCCGATCTGGCCTACCAGGCGGCGGTGAAAGCGCTGGAAAAAGCGAACGTCACCGCCGACGAGCTGGATCTGATTATCGTCGCCACGATTACGCCTGACACGCTGTTTCCCTCGACGGCGTGCCTGTTGCAGGAGCGGCTGGGCGCCAAACGGGCGGCAGCGATGGACGTATCGGCGGCGTGTACCGGCTTTTTGTACGGC contains:
- a CDS encoding SepM family pheromone-processing serine protease; the protein is MQERATTTRTDAWYRRLAIRWWWVFLAAVLLVGFLNYPLPFYVSRPGSAVELGPLITVEGGERDSQGAFMLTTVRMGQASPFWYLYAKLSPDAQLIPRSHLLLPGESNEEFTRRELMVMEQSQQVASAVAFRLAGYDVHVEQQGVLIVQTIAGSPAEGRLQAGDVVTRIDDTPIRTMQELLDYLSGKRPGEQVTVSFTREAKEQSVTLTLTELAAQPGEASRAGLGVRGSNKQTIEVPKNVTVASENIGGPSAGLMMALEIYDQLNTEWDVTRGYRIAGTGEIFADGSVGRIGGISQKIVAADTAGADIFFAPADEAANGPSNYEEALAAAERIGTAMRIVPVKRVEDALRYLQALEPK
- a CDS encoding nucleotidyltransferase, producing MRTVGIVVEYNPLHNGHHYHFAKAKQAAGADACVAVMSGDYLQRGEPALVSKWARAEMALRIGIDLVIELPVPYATANAEMFAFGAVSLLDRLGVVDAICFGSESGDIEWMRGLAKTLAVEPPAFSQLLKQGLAQGLSYPQAYARAVARYLRELGHADVPIDQPNNILGLNYLLALERLGSPMQALTIKREKAGYHQAAITDQQIASATALRALLFSQSAALDELAPYVPPTTLSILRREFAAKAGPMSWERFRHPLFHRLLQLSPAELAAYHEAAEGIEYRLKQAVTSSSSVQELLRQAKTRRFTWNRLQRILLAILLDLKKPQVAQLRLKEGAPYARILGFNEKGQRLLNQAKRKGRLPLISNVRDGLHPMLDLDIAASRLYRLAILCAEGTPTYADEYRAQPLMITSAPALAGNGAHPPLV
- a CDS encoding YceD family protein, which encodes MNLKLSDLKHREGEPLPFRSNLDPTELTQRHQEIRSLSPVEVVGEAGKAGELYYVNGELKAEVEFACARCLKRFREQVVVPFAETFAPADARVEWDEDSEIHQLQDDEIELVPVLEEDFLLAMPAFPICAQDCLGLCPTCGVNRNEQTCSCKNERIDPRLAGLADFFKDRD
- the rpmF gene encoding 50S ribosomal protein L32, whose product is MAVPFRRTSKTRKRMRRTHFKLEIPGMVKCDNCGEYKLSHRVCPSCGTYKGQKVVK
- the fapR gene encoding transcription factor FapR, with product MIARLLKKERQKRLVQTLQENPFATDEDLANMFAVSIQTIRLDRLELGIPELRERIKSVAEQKLDAIRSLDIDEVIGEVIEIQLDSYAFSVLEIKPEHVFSRTQIARGHYIFAQANSLAVAVIDAEVALTASARIRFVRPVKLGEKLVAKAVVRSHSGEESKVRVETKVQGETVFTATFRVFRVS
- the plsX gene encoding phosphate acyltransferase PlsX — its product is MRIALDAMGGDLAPQSTVRGALEAVRENPTLEVVLIGNETAIREHLPGSVPSGIEIHHAAEVIAADDEPVKAVRRKKDSSLVVTVEMARSLQVDAAISAGNTGALMAAGLLITGRMKGIERPALAALIPNLQGKVTLLLDVGANMDAKPLHLKQYAIMGSLYVEKVLGYERPTVGLLNVGTEEAKGNELCKAAYTLLKQSGNIRFIGNIEARELMCGPCDVLVCDGFVGNVALKALEGAASTILSLLKREMTSNLLNKAAAAILKPSLSQFKDRMDYAEYGGAPLLGLRRPVIKAHGSSDERAIKNAVLVAAKFAAQDVNGWIEKELETEPQTESE